A region of the Chrysiogenia bacterium genome:
AGGGCGTCTTCGATGCTGCGCCGCAAATCAACCAGCGCGACCTCGAGTTCGAGTTTGCCCGCCTCGATCTTCGAGAAGTCCAGAATATCATTGATGATGGTAAGCAGCCCGTCCCCGCTCACGCGTATGATATCCACAAATTCGCGCTGCTCCTCAGAGAGCGGCGTCTCAAGCAAGAGACTGGTCATGCCGATCACCCCATTCATCGGAGTCCGGATTTCATGACTCATGTTGGCCAGAAACTCGCTCTTTGCCCGTGAGGCCGCCTGGGCCTGCTCGGCCAGGTCATTGGCCCGCGCAGTCTGTTCCCGGAGCCCATTTTCTGCGCGTTTCCGGGCGGTGATGTCCGACACCAAGTGACCGTAATGGCGCCGGCCGTCCTTCATAAACGGCGCGCTCGAGAACAATACCACGATGCTCGATCCATCGGCTCGCCGCGCCTCGGTCTCGATCGGCGAGCCGCCCACATACTCCGCCGCGGGCAAAGCCAGGGCCGCACACTGGCGAAAGTACTGCCCCATATCCACATTGCAGAGCAAGGCGGCTAGTGGAGTACCGATGAGTTCCTTCTCGGCGAGCCCAAACTGGCGACACGCGGCTGTGTTGACTGACCCAATCACGCCCATCTCGTCCGTCACGATCACGCCGTCGGTAAGCGCGCCAAGCACCGAACGTTCACGCGCCTCGGTTTCTTGAAGCGTCACCAGCATATCTTGCATCCACCGGTCAACGCGCGCGGCGACCATAGCGCTGAGAATGATCAGCGTGGCCACAACCACGATAATGGCGGCAAGCTCCATTCGCGGCAGCGTCTGGGCATTTGTGGTAATAATCGTATGCGGATAAAACCGCGCCGCCTTCATCGCCGTGAAATGCATCGCCGACACGGCGCCGCCCAGAACAAAGGCCGAGGTTAGCTTAACCCATGCACGCCGCGACGTGCCCAGCTTGATCTTAACCGAGAGCGCGGCAACGGCAAGTACATAGGCGACCCCGATAGAGAGCGCGAAAAGCAGGGGGTCGTAGTACAGCTCTGCCGGCATTATCATCGCTTCCATGCCGGTATAATGCATTGTGCCGATACCGACAGCCATAAGCAGACCGCTGCCGAGAATACGCGCCCAGTTCGGTGATGGGGTTGCCAGAAGATGAATCGCTACGCCGCTTCCTCCGATCGCTGGAAGCACAGAGAGGGCCGTGATGAGGAGATCATACTCGACGCGCGCGTGAATCGACAGGGCGAGCATCGCCGTGAAATGCATGGCCCAG
Encoded here:
- a CDS encoding PAS domain S-box protein: MHFTAMLALSIHARVEYDLLITALSVLPAIGGSGVAIHLLATPSPNWARILGSGLLMAVGIGTMHYTGMEAMIMPAELYYDPLLFALSIGVAYVLAVAALSVKIKLGTSRRAWVKLTSAFVLGGAVSAMHFTAMKAARFYPHTIITTNAQTLPRMELAAIIVVVATLIILSAMVAARVDRWMQDMLVTLQETEARERSVLGALTDGVIVTDEMGVIGSVNTAACRQFGLAEKELIGTPLAALLCNVDMGQYFRQCAALALPAAEYVGGSPIETEARRADGSSIVVLFSSAPFMKDGRRHYGHLVSDITARKRAENGLREQTARANDLAEQAQAASRAKSEFLANMSHEIRTPMNGVIGMTSLLLETPLSEEQREFVDIIRVSGDGLLTIINDILDFSKIEAGKLELEVALVDLRRSIEDALDLISYKAAEKGIELAYYIDADVPSHIMGDATRLRQILVNLTNNAVKFTESGEIVVTVREGADPGGGAQNLLFSVRDTGPGIPADRIDRLFKSFSQVDASTTRKFGGTGLGLTISRRLTELMGGTMWVESEGIPGKGATFFFQLPVVAV